The Lycium barbarum isolate Lr01 chromosome 4, ASM1917538v2, whole genome shotgun sequence nucleotide sequence attgagcaggagttcgaacccagaacctcggggtattttcggccacctttttaagcgaaggacaaaaattaaataccagcaatttgaggggcaaaaattaaagacgaccccaaaagaagggcaatccaggcaaaaaaatgaaataaaaatttatCCAATATCGCACCAAATACTCAATATATTGTTGAAGAATGAAATTGTTTTCCACATCAATGGTTAATGAGATGGGTAATCTCCTTATAAGGATTTGGACAATCCTCCCCTCATAAATTATTTTTTGGATTTGAGTTAGGCcatgatccatttctttaaatttaaatttaattccTATATCATACCAAATACTACTCCTTCCATATCAAATTATTTGTCCTTTTTTTGTtttacacaccccttaagaaatataAATTAGGAGTGTTATTTGACCTACTTTATCCGTATTTATGTCTAAATTATAATCACTCTCCATTAAATATTTACTGTATTTATTTGTCATATTTATTAATGACAAAATCTGACTAAAAGTAAAATGGAAGAAAAAATAAGTATTATGCCTTAAACTtctaaaatgaaaaataatttgatACGGAAAAAATACATATTTTGAATCATACCtaaatatattttaatttaatgAGCTAACAAAAATTAATCCTAGTATTATAATCTaagtattttatttaatatgaaATGAGCTCACATGTTTGTTGTCCACATTGAATCACCATCTCCCTATCCACTACTCATAACTCTTCTCCAGACACGTAACTAACGTGGAAACCCACAAATGTCATAAAACTAACAAAGCTCAAATTTTGAAACCGTAAAACTTCAAAAACACGGATCTCCAGCAACTCTCCTTATTTTCACACGTCAAACCCGACCCGACCCGCTTTGACATGTTCAACTTCCTTTAAAAATCAGTTACTTATTACTACACTACTTTTACTTACGTGTAAAACATGCAAAACATAAATGTCTAAATTACTTTTGTAATTATTACATGCGGTTAAACGGTTGGTTTTGAAGATATTTTCAAGATTTCATGATTGGTGTTGTTATTTTGAATCACTGACTGTAAATAGGAAACAAAAACAAAgtcttcttaaaaaaaaataaaaaaatttatacGGTTGAAAGGTTGGTTTTGAAGAAATTTTCAAGATTTCATGATGGGTGTTGTTATTTTGGATCAGTGACTGTAcatagaaggaaaaaaaaaggattttttttttggtttggaaGATTCAAGAAATGGCAAGTATATTGGAGGCAACAATGATACATCATGTGGCCATTGTGTTAATTCTACTATGGTTGCTTAATTCATTCAATTATGGTCACCCTTTGGCTTATTTCTTCTCCTTAATCTATCTTTATCTGGTATGTATTACAAGATTCTGttatttttttaatgattttATGATGTTAATTTACAGTTTGATTTAATCTAGGCTTTTGTTGTTGGATTTTTTTGAAGGTTCATGAACAGTATATTACTAGATTACATAAGAAACTGCAGTATGAGGAAAAAAGACAGTCCAATCAACGAAGGGTAAGTATTTGTTAGCACAATTGATGACATTCTTTCCTTTTTTGGAAACTCTATTGCATATTTTTGGTAATTGTTGGATTAACAGGCccacaggaaaaaaaaaattggtgggCAAAAGTAGAAAAATATTCCTGAGAGATTCAAAAAGTTGCAGAGAATTTAACTTTTTTGCTTTACTAGTGAAATTTTTGCTGTTTTACATATTGCTGGAGGGTCCCAGAGTGCTTGATTTTCTTATGCCAAATTATGACAGATTCCTTTAATGTAGATGTGGTATTTGAGctaatactcttttttttttaattgtttgggGCTTTTGTCAGGTGCTTTCTGATTCTGAAACAGTGAGGTGGTTAAACCATGCACTTGAAAAGATATGGCCTGTGTGGATGGAGGATATCGTTTCGCAGAAAATTCTCCTCCCTATTATTCCATGGTTTATGAAGAAATACAAACCTTGGACTGTGGTAGGGATTCTTATGTACCAATTACCATATAGATGTTAAATGGATTTGGTTTTGCTTTTTTCCTTTGTCAGTGTTTTGAATTATAGTTCGTTCTAGGTACATTACTTGTTAAATTGTAGTGTAATCAGCAATTTTGTAACTTCAGTATGAGGATTAATTTGTTTCGCAAGATAAGTTACTAGGATGTTTTTCTGTTTACTACAGAAAGATATTGCAATGCAGCATCTCTACTTGGGAAGAAGCCCACCTATGTTCACGGAAATGAGGGTTCTTCGTGACTCAACCGGCGATGATCACCTTGTATGTAATCTTGACTCAAGAAACTTGTTTAACACCCTCCCTCAGTTTGCTTGGGCCAATTTGTGCTTTATTTGCTAAGGTTTAATTTCTATATGTTGAGTGTAGGTATTGGAGCTTGGAATGAATTTTCGTTCTGCAGATGATATGAGTGCGATTCTTGCTGCAAAGCTAAGGAAAAGGTTGGGTTTTGGAATGGTTACAAAGTTGCATCTGTTGGGAATGCATGTTGAGGGAAAGGTAAAGTACTAATGCCAGTTGATAGAATGTAACCAGTATTGAAGGAGGGGAAGGGGGAGTAGTAGTATCAGCCTTCTTTCTTTTTGAACTCCGTTCTCAGATTCATTAGATTTGAAATGTTTGTGTCTAATCAGTTAAAACCTTAACTAGCTATCACAGTGATTTTGCATGATTACCTTTTCGCTTTCAACTAACAAGTGCTTTGCAAATCCTACTTCCTTTGGGAAACATTTAGCTAAGAATTATTAGTTCAGACAACTTGTGTGTTCACTACATATGCACTTTTATTGGGTTAAGGACAGAGAATTCAGAGATCGACGATTTGTCTTTTGCTAAAAGGCTTTTAAAAAAGATTGATTGTTGTAGCCTAAAGAATTATATCGGTCTACACATCAGTATCTAAGATAACATGATCCATGTTAATATAGGATCACATGATATCTCGATACAATAACACATCAGTATTAGCAGTTAATTTCAAAAGGTACAGACAGTTTTACTATATCAACAGCAGGTTTCTTGCAGAATTCTTTTAATCATTGGTTGAAGAAGATTTTGCCCAATGTTTAGCATGAGAGTGTTCTGGTTCATTCTTTACTGTTCTTAACAGCGTCTAATGAAAGAAGTTCAAATTTATGAAACTCTAGTTATAAAGCTGTAAAATAATTGTCTGATGGCAATTACAGTTATCTGGTCACTGATAGTTTAGCCACAGTAAGGTTGATATATTTGAGCTTTGCTAAGTTTGTTTTATATTCTCAATCTTCTGATTTATCATAGATGTGCTGGATGGTCATCTTTAATCCCAGCTATTGCAAAATAAATATCTTTTGGGGCTGAATCTTTTCCATGTAGGTCTTGGTTGGGGTCAAGTTCCTAAGGAAGTGGCCATTTCTTGGTCGTATACGGGTGTGCTTTGCTGAGCCTCCTTACTTTCAGATGACTGTAAAGCCAATTTTCTCACACGGTATTGATGTAACCGAACTGCCTGGAGTTGCTGGATGGCTGGTTAGTTAAATGAGTCTCTCTGTATCGGGGTCTGTAAATAAGCTGGAATTTATGCAGTTTCTCTAAGTTTGTTGTGATCCTCTTCAGGATAATCTTCTTGCTGTTGCATTTGAGGAGACGCTTGTTGAGGTTTGGTTCCATTCCATTTGGGCATCCATCTTTCATACTGCTCTTTGTTTTCTTAGCTTTATTCCTCTGTCGTGCTTGTGATATGAGCATTTTCTGTTTTGACCCTAATCCTCTTTATATAGTGAGAAATGTTTCGCATTAATACATTTTCGGGCATCAATGCTTGACTTTATATTACCCTTGCTCAAATGGCGTGCAAAGTTCACAAACTGGTACTATGGTTTCTGTATGCCTTAAAAGTTATTTCGTAAAATAACTTCAGACTGAGTCTTTGTAAATTTTGCAGCCTAACATGCTGGTAGTTGATATGGAGAAATTTGTCTCACCCCAACCAGGTAATATTCGCTCTTAGCCCGTCTCTCTCGCTATCTGCTCTTTGCTCAGTATGATCAGGTCCAAATTGATGATGGATTAAATCCTCTTTTAGGTGTATCAAAAAAGATCCTTTTTAACATGTATGAGAATATGGTTGACTTCAGTTTGGGAAGTGATCTCATTATCCAAGTTCTGCTTGATGAGTTAATTCCGTATTGTTTGTTTTCTTTTCAGATGAAAGCTGGTTTTCTGTCGATGCCAAGGAGCCCATCGCTTATGTTATTTTGGAAGTCCTTGAAGCAGAAGACCTGAAGCCAGCAGATTTAAATGGTTAGTCAAAAAGAGCCTTACTGTAATCTATCTAATTAGGACATGCTAAATACTTGAGAGATCATTTGCAGGATTGGCTGATCCATATGTTAAGGGACATCTCGGGCCCTACAGATTCAAGACGAAGACTCAGAAGAAGACATTATCTCCACAGTGGCAAGAGGAGTTCAAAATTCCAGTCTGTTCATGGGAGTCTCCGAACAATATGCTCAACATAGACATTCGTGACAAAGATCATTTTTCTCAGGATGATACATTGGGGTCTGTCCTGTTCACTTTTGACTAATACTGCAGGAACAAAGTAAATAAATAGGATTTACTAGGAGTATTGGGTTATGCCGAAAAATTTCCATTTTTAgttcttaggggtcgtttggtagggtgTACTAGGTAGAATAATGCTGGTATAAAATTTTAGTACAATGTTTGGTTGCAAATTTAAGTCTAGTACCACTAACACCAGTATTACTTATACACCCTATTTAGTGTTATTCTTATACGTAGTAAACTATGGCATTAACAGCACTAGTACTATTCTTATACTTATACGCCCTATTCAGTAGTATTTAgattatgcaatgcatgttatttttaatacaacaaaccaaataGTCGATAAGAAATAATGCCAATCATAACTAATCCCAACATTACTAATCCCAACATAACTTGTCTTcgaaccaaatgaccccttagttCCTTCTTCCACAATGATTATGCTCGGCTTTTATCGTGCTTATCTTTGTGTTGTTCTTTCTTGAAAATCCTTTTGGGATCTTTTGTCTCTTGAATGTTATGCAATATGAGTAAATGCAAATACTTTTGTGTGTGCTTTATTAACTAAACATGTTCCCTTTTTTGGGGCAGAGATCATACCATCAACGCCTGCGATTACAGGGACGGCCAGAGGCATGATATGTGGTTGTCTCTTCGCAATGTTAAAATGGGGAGATTACGTCTTGCCATAACTGTAGTTGAAGGCAGTGAAAAGGTACATACCTCTGTCTTGCGAGTTACGGTGACAAGTAACTTCAATTTATTCTGTTTCCAGTTAACACCATTGATAAATTAAATAGGCGTAGTGATAGTAGGTGGTATATTTTACTAATGAAAGTGCAGATGATTGACAATTTACGAGTATTAATTTTTGGGATACTTACATTTTGGACCACTCAAACaataatagccagcaaatgtataggttttgtatatttagtataaatgTACTCATAATATACATTTTGTATCAaaatatacacataatatacataaagacacatacaatatacataatcaatgtataggttttgtataatTTGGCTAGTGCCCATAATCAATTTTTTTGGCTGAGGGGCCCAAAATGAGAACATCCCATTCTTTTTCAGGGTACAGAGCAGTCATACAAGCAAGAAAAATGGGACAACAAACAGGACAGCAATTCTGATGAGATAGATACAGCCGAAGGAGGCTCCTTATCCACCGAATCAGATAAGCAATCGTCAAAAGTCACAGATAAATTTGAACCTATTAACACAGAAGGACAGCAGGAGACTGGTATGTGGGTCCACCACCCAGGCAGTGAAGTACCACAAGTTTGGGAACCGAGAAAGGGAAAGAGTCGGGTCATTGATGGAGAGGTTCATGGTTCTGACGCTGATTTTGCAGGAAGTGTTAAGTCAAAAATGGGAGGATCTTTCCGTAGTGATGAATCTGAGGAAAGCAATGGATCTAAGAAGCCAAATATACTCAATAGGGGTATACATAAGATCGGCTCGATGTTCCACAGAAGTCATAAAAGCGAGGATAATAAGTCTGGAAATCTCGGAGAGCCTGTTCCGTCTCCGCATGCTAATCTAAAGGCAATGAACGCAAAGGAGATCGGGGTGAAGTTTATAATGGATGATTCAACTCCTCGAGAAGATAATAAAGAGACTCATGAGGGAAATAATGGTCAAGGTAATAGTAGCCCCAACAAGGGCAGAGTCCGAGACAGGGCAAAGAATATATTAAAACATGCAGTATCCCGGAAGTCATCACGAAAATCTAAAGGCGAGTCGGAATCAACAGCGTCCGAGAGGGATCCTTCTGTGGAAGCCGACTCTTCTGAAGACGAATATTCTCTATCAGTCGGCTCACCTCTAAGCGGCCGTTTTATAGCCAGCACTGGCATTGAGAATTCCAATGATAATACAGTGAAGAGTACTAGTGAATTGGTTGTAGATGATAAGGGAGGCATAAAAACTACTAGTGAGGAAGTAGTTCAGGATAAAGCTATGAATTCAGTAAGTCCTCAAGTTTCAAACCTTTGAGGTTGGATCAAATGTGTTTATGAATATGTTTGTTGTACATTTTCCTTCAAGCAGAGTTGTTATACCATTTTacttgtatatgatgatatgtcctgtaatatttttttttctttttggcttgTGTTTGTACATGTAGATTATCTTTCTGCTGTAGACTGACTGTGTGCTTCGCTAATTTGATAAAGTTCATTATCCTTGTAAAACTTTTATGGGATTTATAGCACGGATAGTGTTCATATTCTCTTGGCTGGTAAAATAACGAAGGACCATTAAAGCATAAGGAAGTTTGGTAGTTGTTAATATATAAATAAAGCAACATCTGGTATTATTCTACTTAATGAGGAATGATCTCCAATGATCAGTTACAATTTTagttaaaaaaggaaaaagaaaaaagatgatCCTACAAAGTTCTCTTGTGTTTATTTACAGATAACAAAGAGATACAAGTCCTGCAAATATTAAAACTGGTGGATCTGCCTGCCAAATATTTAAGCTTGTGAATATCAGCAAATCATGAAGTCTAACTAGTATACATCGTTACTATGCAACCTTTGCATGTTCTCTCATAATTTTATGGTAGAATTAGTTTGATAAAGACAAGTTGCAGAATTTATATATCATTGATCAATTGGCTTTGTCCTATAAGACAGCTCTTAAGAATTGAAATTTTAAGTTGCGGTTCCTTGTCCTGATTTATTGATGATTTAGCTAATCACGAATATTAGATTCTTAATTGATTGGTCGTATGTTTTTCCATAATAGTCAGTGGTCAAAATTTGAACGTGTGATATAAGTTGTCTTTTAGTAGTCCTTAGGAAAATGGTTTTCCATAATAGTCctaaggaaaatgtttttcaaaatttttgaccaaacaaacatgagaaaattggaaaataattttcggaaaatgttttcctccataccgaacacacccttagtaCTAAAAAGAGTTGTCGTAGTTCTGCCATAGATGATTGTTACTGCATTTTGCTTGTTGTAGTCAAGAATCAGGGTAGGAGGTTGTAAATAATTATACTATCATCACATAAAAACATTATTTGCATTATTTGTCAACTTAGATACACAATAAACTAGATGCAGTTGCAGGAGAAATTGTCTGTTGTAATGTTAAGCTTAACCATATCAACATATTTCTAACACTTCAacattttttccctttttcttctttattttctgtATAGCTATGGCATTAGTCAAAGA carries:
- the LOC132636525 gene encoding C2 domain-containing protein At1g53590-like codes for the protein MASILEATMIHHVAIVLILLWLLNSFNYGHPLAYFFSLIYLYLVHEQYITRLHKKLQYEEKRQSNQRRVLSDSETVRWLNHALEKIWPVWMEDIVSQKILLPIIPWFMKKYKPWTVKDIAMQHLYLGRSPPMFTEMRVLRDSTGDDHLVLELGMNFRSADDMSAILAAKLRKRLGFGMVTKLHLLGMHVEGKVLVGVKFLRKWPFLGRIRVCFAEPPYFQMTVKPIFSHGIDVTELPGVAGWLDNLLAVAFEETLVEPNMLVVDMEKFVSPQPDESWFSVDAKEPIAYVILEVLEAEDLKPADLNGLADPYVKGHLGPYRFKTKTQKKTLSPQWQEEFKIPVCSWESPNNMLNIDIRDKDHFSQDDTLGDHTINACDYRDGQRHDMWLSLRNVKMGRLRLAITVVEGSEKGTEQSYKQEKWDNKQDSNSDEIDTAEGGSLSTESDKQSSKVTDKFEPINTEGQQETGMWVHHPGSEVPQVWEPRKGKSRVIDGEVHGSDADFAGSVKSKMGGSFRSDESEESNGSKKPNILNRGIHKIGSMFHRSHKSEDNKSGNLGEPVPSPHANLKAMNAKEIGVKFIMDDSTPREDNKETHEGNNGQGNSSPNKGRVRDRAKNILKHAVSRKSSRKSKGESESTASERDPSVEADSSEDEYSLSVGSPLSGRFIASTGIENSNDNTVKSTSELVVDDKGGIKTTSEEVVQDKAMNSVSPQVSNL